A genomic stretch from Aedes albopictus strain Foshan chromosome 2, AalbF5, whole genome shotgun sequence includes:
- the LOC109429038 gene encoding tetraspanin-9 — protein sequence MGSSGYTCIRRTFCSFNVLIWLCGSCFLAIGVWLRFAAPGYATLLPDHAALSADCLFMTIGVISFVIAFFGCCGSWFQSRCFLIIYFTLVVLLFLSEFLLGSLAFVFRGGIGRMMVHELKYGIEKHYNVSDRGGIFAPSVASIWDKVQVELQCCGVSSYEDWYDISAWPGERWVPRSCCRPRYGSLMLEGSGDDLQSADCRKAGDPSLLWDKSCGQILQMWFVQRLHVVGTVGLVIAFLQLFGLISSMLLFCTVKHKRSSKTYKSYSPSVDTTLNRNSTGTYLDD from the exons ATGGGTAGTTCCGGCTACACGTGCATACGACGGACATTCTGCTCGTTCAACGTTCTAATATGG CTCTGCGGTAGCTGCTTCCTGGCCATCGGCGTGTGGCTACGATTTGCCGCACCCGGCTATGCCACCCTACTGCCAGACCACGCTGCCCTCAGCGCAGACTGCCTATTCATGACCATCGGCGTGATTAGTTTCGTGATAGCATTCTTCGGCTGCTGCGGTTCGTGGTTCCAGTCGCGGTGTTTCTTGATAATT TATTTCACTCTGGTGGTGTTGCTGTTTTTGAgcgagttccttttgggatcgcTGGCATTTGTGTTCCGGGGAGGAATCGGACGGATGATGGTTCACGAACTGAAGTACGGCATCGAAAAGCACTACAACGTGTCGGATCGAGGTGGAATTTTTGCACCCTCGGTGGCATCCATCTGGGACAAGGTGCAAGTTGAG CTGCAATGTTGCGGTGTCAGCTCGTACGAAGACTGGTACGACATCAGTGCATGGCCGGGCGAGCGGTGGGTCCCGCGGTCCTGTTGCCGACCGCGCTACGGTTCTCTAATGCTGGAAGGCTCGGGTGACGATCTGCAGAGCGCTGATTGCCGGAA AGCTGGCGACCCGTCTCTGCTGTGGGACAAGAGCTGCGGCCAGATTCTCCAGATGTGGTTCGTCCAAAGGCTACACGTCGTTGGGACGGTTGGTCTAGTCATAGCATTTCTACAG CTATTCGGTCTGATATCGTCGATGTTACTGTTCTGCACGGTCAAGCACAAACGATCGTCGAAAACCTACAAATCGTACTCGCCCTCGGTGGACACGACCCTAAATCGGAACAGCACCGGAACCTACCTGGACGATTGA